In Bacillus toyonensis BCT-7112, a single window of DNA contains:
- a CDS encoding elongation factor G — MTTINIGIVAHVDAGKTSLTERILYETNVIKEIGRVDSGNTQTDSMELERQRGITIKASVVSFCIDDVKVNVIDTPGHADFIAEVERSFRVLDGAILVISAVEGVQAQTKILMRTLQKLNIPTILFVNKIDRSGANTEKVMKQIKEVLSNEAFPFYSVLNEGTKEARIIEYKSYDDCMERVAPYNETLLESYVNNEVVPDVRLRKELEKQIQQANVYPIFFGSAMTGMGVTELLENISALIPAEISAQDGTLSGVVFKIERESSGEKIAYVRVFSGSLHVRKYVDIQRSKSQSHKEKIKKMCMFHNGNAVQASTVPSGEFCKVWGLSDIKIGDIIGERTDYIKDIHFAEPQMETAIDAVPKERIHDLYAALMELCEEDPLIKVWKDDVHNELYIRLFGEVQKEVIETTLHEKYNLQVTFSNTRVVCIEKPIGIGNSVEVMGEKENPFYATIGFKVERGKHNSGITYNLGVELGSLPLAFHKAIEDTVFQTLKQGLYGWEVTDIIVTLTHTGYASPVTTASDFRNLTPLVLMDALQLAETCVFEPLNEFELTVPEHAISTAMYKLAAIPATFTELILHNDSYHLTGSLPIAKTENFKQMLHSFTEGEGIFTTKPAGFTKLTAPFPTRKRVDFNPLNRKDYLLHVLKAY; from the coding sequence ATGACAACAATAAATATAGGGATTGTCGCGCACGTAGACGCTGGCAAGACGAGTTTGACTGAGCGTATTCTTTATGAAACGAATGTGATTAAAGAAATTGGCCGAGTTGATAGTGGTAATACGCAAACTGACTCAATGGAATTAGAAAGACAGCGCGGAATTACAATTAAAGCATCTGTCGTTTCTTTCTGTATTGATGATGTAAAAGTAAATGTCATTGATACACCTGGACACGCTGATTTTATCGCTGAAGTGGAGCGATCATTCCGCGTTCTAGACGGTGCGATTTTAGTTATCTCTGCCGTTGAAGGTGTGCAAGCACAAACAAAAATTTTAATGCGAACATTACAGAAACTAAACATACCGACAATTTTATTCGTTAATAAAATTGATCGTAGTGGCGCAAACACTGAAAAAGTTATGAAACAAATAAAAGAGGTTCTTTCAAATGAAGCATTCCCCTTCTACTCTGTTCTAAACGAAGGAACGAAAGAAGCCCGGATCATTGAATACAAATCATATGACGATTGTATGGAACGAGTAGCACCATATAATGAAACGTTGCTTGAATCATATGTAAATAATGAAGTAGTACCCGACGTGCGATTAAGAAAAGAACTAGAAAAACAAATACAGCAAGCAAATGTGTATCCAATCTTTTTCGGCTCAGCAATGACAGGTATGGGAGTAACTGAACTACTTGAAAATATTTCAGCCCTAATTCCAGCTGAAATATCGGCACAAGATGGAACATTATCTGGTGTTGTGTTTAAAATCGAACGTGAATCTTCTGGTGAAAAAATCGCTTATGTAAGAGTTTTTTCTGGTAGTCTACACGTTAGAAAATATGTTGATATTCAGCGAAGTAAGTCTCAATCACATAAAGAAAAAATTAAAAAAATGTGCATGTTTCATAACGGAAATGCAGTTCAAGCTTCTACCGTTCCTAGCGGAGAATTTTGTAAAGTGTGGGGACTGAGTGATATTAAAATTGGTGATATTATTGGTGAACGGACGGATTATATAAAAGATATTCACTTTGCCGAACCGCAAATGGAAACTGCCATTGATGCAGTACCAAAAGAACGAATTCATGATTTATACGCTGCACTTATGGAACTATGCGAAGAAGATCCGCTCATTAAAGTGTGGAAAGACGATGTTCATAATGAACTATACATTCGCCTTTTCGGTGAGGTGCAAAAAGAAGTGATTGAAACGACACTTCATGAGAAATATAATTTACAGGTTACTTTTTCAAATACACGAGTTGTGTGTATTGAAAAACCAATTGGCATAGGAAATAGTGTTGAAGTAATGGGTGAAAAAGAGAATCCATTTTACGCAACAATCGGTTTCAAAGTTGAACGTGGGAAGCATAACTCTGGCATAACGTACAACTTAGGTGTTGAACTTGGATCACTACCTTTAGCATTTCATAAAGCGATTGAAGATACGGTATTTCAAACGTTAAAACAAGGTTTATACGGATGGGAAGTTACGGACATTATCGTCACGTTAACACATACTGGTTATGCAAGCCCTGTTACAACAGCGAGTGACTTTAGAAACTTAACACCGCTCGTTTTAATGGATGCTTTACAGCTAGCTGAAACATGTGTATTTGAGCCATTAAACGAATTTGAATTAACTGTACCAGAGCACGCAATTAGTACCGCAATGTATAAGCTCGCAGCCATTCCAGCAACTTTCACAGAACTTATATTGCATAATGATTCTTATCACTTAACTGGATCGTTACCTATTGCGAAAACAGAAAATTTTAAACAAATGCTCCATTCATTTACAGAAGGAGAAGGAATCTTTACAACGAAGCCAGCTGGTTTCACAAAGCTTACGGCCCCCTTCCCTACTCGAAAACGCGTTGACTTTAATCCGCTGAATCGAAAGGATTATTTGCTTCATGTGTTGAAGGCTTATTAA
- a CDS encoding alpha/beta family hydrolase, giving the protein MKGTKKEIHIDDKVIRYTHIEKGSSAVCFMFSGSGYNYDKPLFYYATMLMLEHKIDVVYIHYSYDGQLMEKPMEVVTKVMMDDINPIINEVLKSGQYNDSMFLGKSLGTIPIANDLMKREEFSQSKMILLTPLLTFNSIFDSILHSRHEGLLVIGDRDHQYNADQIEQLDHSNLKIEIVNNANHSLHVGEYETENSIEAIAKVIETLKEVVRTN; this is encoded by the coding sequence GTGAAGGGGACTAAAAAAGAGATACATATAGATGATAAAGTCATTCGTTACACACATATCGAAAAGGGTTCCAGTGCGGTATGCTTTATGTTCTCAGGTTCAGGCTATAATTATGACAAGCCTTTATTTTATTATGCAACAATGTTAATGCTTGAACATAAAATAGATGTAGTATATATTCATTATTCCTACGATGGACAATTAATGGAAAAACCAATGGAAGTAGTAACGAAAGTAATGATGGATGATATTAACCCTATCATTAATGAAGTGCTAAAAAGTGGACAATACAACGATTCGATGTTTTTAGGAAAATCACTTGGAACAATTCCAATTGCGAATGATTTAATGAAGAGAGAAGAATTTTCACAGTCAAAAATGATATTACTTACACCATTGTTAACTTTTAATTCGATTTTTGATTCTATCTTACATAGTCGACACGAAGGGCTGTTGGTAATTGGGGATAGAGATCATCAATACAATGCAGATCAAATTGAGCAATTAGATCATTCGAATCTAAAGATTGAAATTGTCAATAATGCAAACCATTCTTTACATGTTGGGGAATATGAAACAGAGAATTCAATTGAAGCTATAGCGAAAGTAATAGAAACACTTAAAGAAGTTGTTAGGACAAACTAA
- a CDS encoding NUDIX hydrolase gives MDLTFKVEETCFNYRVGAICKHDNKILILQGDGEDFWYVPGGRVKMLENSEDALKRELAEELAVPIEVKRLIWSVENFFTLSERKFHEISFYYEVELKELPANGADQYILNEEDRTYMFKWVPIEELDAYNLQPAFIKEKVKDLPVQTEHIVLQK, from the coding sequence ATGGACCTTACGTTTAAAGTAGAGGAAACATGTTTTAATTACCGAGTCGGAGCAATTTGTAAACATGATAATAAAATACTCATTCTGCAAGGTGACGGTGAAGATTTTTGGTATGTACCAGGCGGAAGAGTGAAAATGCTAGAAAATAGTGAAGATGCGTTAAAACGAGAGCTTGCTGAAGAACTAGCTGTTCCAATTGAAGTAAAGAGATTAATATGGTCAGTAGAAAATTTCTTTACACTTTCTGAGCGAAAGTTCCATGAAATTAGTTTTTACTATGAAGTAGAGCTGAAAGAATTACCTGCAAATGGGGCAGATCAATATATTCTGAATGAAGAGGATAGAACATATATGTTTAAGTGGGTGCCGATAGAAGAGTTAGATGCATACAACTTACAGCCAGCGTTTATAAAAGAGAAAGTAAAGGATTTACCAGTTCAGACAGAACATATCGTTTTACAAAAGTAA
- a CDS encoding DUF4240 domain-containing protein: protein METLLIQQTEKSNKFWKIVVKESDYVVFYGKIGTAGSVKAKEFETEEECIKEANKLVASKRKKGYTDPCPGEDYIKEKTITEEEFWGLLARAKTKGEDQEEQIEWLTSHLSKRTVHEIVAFDTHMHHILKASYTSRLWAAAYIILGGCSDDCFDYFRGWLLYQGKETYEACIEDPERLIHVLENLSEYDVPNIEELSLYFGFTVYAEKTGDEEDTYFTLYHVLTDERAHNDDIEFDWDQDDEEGLKKMFPKLWELYGEEPIEW from the coding sequence ATGGAAACGTTATTAATCCAGCAAACTGAGAAATCAAATAAGTTTTGGAAAATCGTTGTGAAAGAAAGCGACTACGTTGTGTTTTACGGGAAAATTGGCACAGCTGGTAGCGTGAAAGCGAAAGAGTTTGAAACAGAAGAAGAGTGCATAAAAGAAGCTAACAAACTAGTTGCTTCCAAACGTAAAAAAGGATATACAGACCCGTGCCCTGGGGAAGATTATATAAAAGAAAAAACGATAACAGAAGAAGAATTTTGGGGGCTACTCGCTCGCGCTAAAACGAAAGGTGAAGACCAGGAAGAACAAATAGAATGGCTTACTTCTCATCTCTCTAAGCGTACAGTACATGAAATTGTTGCTTTTGATACACATATGCATCATATATTAAAAGCTTCCTATACATCTCGCTTATGGGCAGCAGCCTATATTATTTTAGGCGGTTGTTCGGATGATTGTTTTGATTATTTCCGCGGGTGGTTATTATATCAAGGAAAAGAAACTTACGAAGCGTGTATTGAAGATCCAGAACGGTTAATACATGTATTAGAAAATTTGAGTGAGTATGACGTACCAAACATTGAAGAACTTTCTCTATATTTCGGTTTCACTGTATATGCAGAAAAAACTGGAGATGAAGAAGACACTTACTTTACACTTTACCATGTACTAACTGATGAAAGAGCTCATAATGACGACATTGAATTCGACTGGGATCAAGATGACGAAGAAGGTCTGAAAAAGATGTTTCCTAAGCTGTGGGAACTGTACGGAGAAGAACCGATTGAGTGGTAG
- a CDS encoding SMI1/KNR4 family protein — protein sequence MWKNIIRSISLNLSMKNPATKDELADIQKWLHVELPNELYQLLQETNGIEGEYGDFIWSASKIKTENMNMRNIVDFKDLYMPFDCLLFFADGGNGDLFGYSILNGMVQRDDIYVWNHENDSRTWIAPSLKPFMEWWESGKITI from the coding sequence ATGTGGAAAAATATCATTCGAAGTATTTCTTTAAACTTAAGTATGAAAAACCCAGCAACGAAGGATGAACTTGCTGATATACAAAAATGGTTACACGTGGAGTTACCTAATGAGTTATATCAATTATTACAGGAAACAAACGGTATAGAAGGTGAGTACGGGGACTTTATATGGTCAGCTTCAAAAATTAAAACTGAAAATATGAATATGAGAAATATAGTGGATTTTAAAGATTTATATATGCCTTTTGACTGTTTATTATTTTTTGCTGATGGCGGAAATGGTGATTTGTTTGGCTATTCTATTTTGAATGGAATGGTACAAAGAGATGATATATATGTGTGGAATCATGAAAATGATAGTAGAACGTGGATTGCTCCTTCTTTAAAGCCTTTTATGGAGTGGTGGGAGAGTGGGAAGATAACAATTTAA
- a CDS encoding SDR family oxidoreductase: MKILILGGTRFLGRAFVEEALKRGHEVTLFNRGTNKEIFPEVEQLIGDRNNDVSSLENRKWDVVIDTCGFSPHHIRNVGEVLKDNVKHYIFISSLSVYKDWILHHIKEDYILQPEPTSDRIKAVENGEISPYEHYGALKVLCEKEAENYWPGRVLHVRAGLLSGMFDYTDRLPYWVQRVAKGGKVLVPGRKDRPVQLVDIKDVASFGLNMVENNKAGTFNITGPNDELTMEELLNTCKKVTNSDAEFVWVDESFMKEHKVQPWTEMPLWLPETFPLEGETKPWKGGFSISIENAVKAGLTFRRLEDTVTDVYDWVNEMKERGLKAGISVEREKELLEKWNG; encoded by the coding sequence ATGAAGATTTTAATTCTAGGTGGTACGCGATTTTTAGGAAGAGCTTTTGTAGAAGAGGCTTTAAAAAGAGGGCATGAAGTTACATTATTTAATCGCGGAACAAATAAAGAAATTTTTCCTGAAGTAGAGCAGTTAATCGGTGACAGAAATAATGATGTCTCAAGTTTAGAAAATCGAAAATGGGACGTTGTCATAGATACGTGTGGGTTTTCTCCGCACCATATTCGGAATGTTGGCGAAGTATTAAAAGATAATGTAAAGCATTATATATTCATCTCAAGCCTTTCCGTATATAAAGATTGGATTCTGCATCATATAAAAGAAGACTATATATTACAACCTGAACCAACAAGTGATCGGATAAAGGCTGTAGAGAATGGTGAAATATCGCCTTATGAGCATTATGGTGCGCTAAAGGTATTATGTGAAAAAGAAGCAGAGAATTATTGGCCGGGGCGTGTTTTACATGTAAGAGCAGGACTTCTTTCGGGAATGTTTGATTATACAGATCGCCTTCCATACTGGGTTCAGCGTGTAGCAAAGGGCGGGAAAGTGTTAGTACCAGGAAGAAAAGATCGTCCAGTGCAATTAGTTGATATAAAAGACGTCGCAAGCTTTGGACTAAACATGGTAGAAAATAATAAAGCCGGTACATTCAATATAACAGGTCCAAATGATGAATTGACGATGGAAGAGCTATTAAATACGTGTAAAAAGGTTACGAATAGTGATGCTGAATTCGTTTGGGTCGATGAATCTTTTATGAAGGAACATAAAGTACAGCCTTGGACAGAGATGCCTTTATGGCTTCCGGAAACTTTTCCATTAGAAGGGGAAACGAAGCCGTGGAAAGGTGGATTTTCTATTAGTATTGAGAATGCTGTTAAAGCAGGGCTTACTTTTAGAAGATTAGAAGATACTGTTACAGATGTGTATGACTGGGTGAATGAAATGAAAGAGAGGGGATTAAAGGCAGGTATTTCAGTTGAAAGGGAGAAAGAATTATTAGAAAAGTGGAATGGATAG
- a CDS encoding CPBP family intramembrane glutamic endopeptidase: MKNINRNIVYHSTLCIYFLTSFVYIILLNIENGRNYLGFTMVIPLLAAILYQKLYKKQKMVHTFGISRPKIKPLIFSILLPLLLGLCLHFYFYIYNIKFLFNHCNELGFFLLIGLTIAALSAFLEEIIWRGNFHYHLRKKYSLKQTAIITASLWSLWHLPVSIFYKNYELWFVGILSYLSLLFILSIILTYTREYSHSVITPAISHGMFNVFYLTDGVETKCDISLMELVKFSLLAIVFCMIYLIHRKVKK; encoded by the coding sequence GTGAAAAATATAAATAGAAATATAGTTTATCATTCAACTCTATGTATTTATTTTCTTACATCGTTTGTATATATCATCTTACTGAACATAGAAAATGGTCGTAATTATTTAGGGTTTACGATGGTTATTCCGCTTTTAGCTGCTATTTTATATCAGAAATTATATAAGAAACAAAAAATGGTTCATACATTTGGAATTTCACGTCCAAAAATAAAACCATTAATTTTCTCCATATTATTGCCACTACTTCTAGGGCTATGTCTACATTTCTATTTTTATATTTATAATATAAAATTCTTATTTAATCATTGTAATGAATTGGGATTTTTCCTACTCATTGGTCTTACAATTGCTGCTTTGTCTGCATTTTTAGAAGAAATCATATGGCGCGGAAATTTTCATTACCATTTACGAAAAAAATATTCATTAAAACAAACAGCAATCATTACTGCATCGCTTTGGTCTTTATGGCATTTACCAGTATCAATCTTTTATAAAAACTATGAATTATGGTTTGTAGGAATATTAAGCTATCTCTCGTTATTATTTATTTTATCTATAATTTTGACGTATACGAGAGAGTATAGCCATTCTGTGATAACACCTGCAATTTCACATGGCATGTTCAATGTATTTTATTTAACAGATGGAGTAGAAACAAAATGCGATATTAGCCTAATGGAATTAGTTAAATTTAGCTTGCTGGCAATTGTGTTTTGCATGATTTATCTAATACATAGAAAAGTTAAAAAATAG
- a CDS encoding serine hydrolase domain-containing protein, with the protein MKTFEELDYKIKEDYKNINGMLVVHKGNVVFENYYNGYGPDDAYHVASVTKTVISALIGICIDKGYIKSVDQKVIEFFPEYNVKSSEVTVRHLLTMTAPYPFVDWQEPLEELCTQQNWVQYTLNRMGNGGEIGSFKYSSAGAHVLSAIISSATGKSAREFANEQLFQPLGMREIPNYNMKAFGFDDLFGKDVKGWVHDPNDITTGGWGLTLTVRDMAKFGRLYLNEGTYNRKQILSKSWIQESTAMNPNRYGYLWWLREEGGIFSYCAMGDGGNVICCVPEKELVVVIASEVIPNAEDRWKLIKESIFPYLKD; encoded by the coding sequence ATGAAAACTTTTGAAGAGTTGGATTACAAGATAAAAGAAGACTATAAAAATATAAACGGTATGTTAGTAGTGCATAAAGGTAATGTTGTTTTTGAAAACTATTATAATGGTTACGGTCCAGATGATGCATACCATGTAGCGTCTGTCACAAAAACGGTAATCTCTGCGCTCATTGGGATATGTATAGATAAAGGCTATATAAAAAGTGTTGATCAAAAAGTAATAGAGTTTTTTCCTGAATATAACGTTAAGTCATCAGAAGTAACAGTGCGACACCTACTTACAATGACAGCTCCATATCCTTTTGTAGACTGGCAGGAACCGTTAGAAGAACTATGCACACAACAGAATTGGGTACAGTATACACTTAATAGAATGGGGAACGGCGGAGAAATTGGATCTTTTAAATATTCTTCTGCAGGAGCACATGTACTATCAGCAATTATTTCGAGTGCAACAGGAAAAAGTGCGCGTGAATTTGCGAATGAACAGCTATTTCAGCCACTCGGTATGAGAGAAATTCCAAACTACAATATGAAAGCATTTGGATTTGATGACTTATTCGGAAAAGATGTAAAAGGATGGGTTCACGATCCAAACGATATTACAACTGGCGGATGGGGACTGACGTTAACGGTTAGGGATATGGCTAAGTTTGGACGTTTGTATTTGAATGAAGGTACTTATAATAGAAAGCAAATTCTTTCAAAGTCGTGGATACAAGAATCAACGGCGATGAATCCAAATCGATATGGTTACTTATGGTGGTTACGAGAAGAGGGTGGTATCTTTTCATACTGTGCCATGGGCGATGGTGGAAATGTGATTTGTTGTGTACCGGAGAAGGAATTGGTTGTGGTGATTGCTTCTGAAGTCATACCGAATGCAGAGGATAGATGGAAGTTAATTAAAGAGTCCATATTTCCTTATTTAAAAGATTAA
- a CDS encoding AraC family transcriptional regulator, with product MESVQSKDEYLRRIYKVQDYIELHINDALSIEALADVAGFSKFHFHRIFKGIVDEPLSRYVNRLKLERATHLITYRPDMTITDIAYHFGFTDSAVFSRTFKNYYGVSPSQYRNYNSKNCKDVSEPSQYNECKKVRGNVEIVTADDRNVAYIRHIGTYEELTIVFPKMIEKLFRYAAEQNYHIFGDTKVLTIYHDHHEFTEDYHLRTSLCITIPDESAVGTSDIGIMVIPSGKYAVGHFEIRQDEYKGAWDFLYGEWLPNSGYKPRDAYPFEVYRNDPRKHPEHKHIVDIYVPIEPF from the coding sequence ATGGAGAGTGTTCAAAGTAAAGATGAGTACTTACGTCGCATCTATAAAGTGCAAGATTATATAGAATTACATATAAATGATGCACTTTCAATTGAAGCGTTAGCCGATGTAGCAGGATTTTCAAAGTTTCATTTTCATAGAATTTTTAAAGGGATAGTAGATGAGCCGTTATCTCGGTATGTAAATCGCTTGAAACTAGAAAGGGCAACTCACCTTATTACATATCGTCCGGATATGACGATCACAGACATTGCGTATCACTTCGGTTTCACAGATTCAGCAGTTTTCTCCCGTACATTTAAAAATTATTACGGAGTAAGTCCATCTCAATATCGAAACTACAATAGCAAGAATTGCAAAGACGTAAGTGAACCTTCTCAATACAATGAATGTAAGAAGGTTCGAGGAAATGTTGAAATTGTAACAGCGGACGATAGAAACGTCGCATACATAAGACATATCGGTACATATGAAGAGTTAACTATAGTTTTTCCAAAAATGATAGAGAAATTATTTCGTTATGCAGCGGAGCAAAACTATCATATATTTGGGGATACGAAAGTATTAACAATTTACCATGACCATCATGAATTTACTGAGGACTATCATTTAAGAACAAGTTTATGTATAACAATTCCAGATGAATCCGCAGTAGGAACGAGTGATATTGGAATAATGGTAATACCTTCAGGGAAATATGCGGTAGGCCATTTTGAAATACGTCAAGATGAATATAAAGGTGCATGGGACTTTTTATACGGCGAATGGCTCCCAAATAGCGGATATAAACCGAGAGATGCGTATCCTTTTGAAGTATATAGAAATGATCCAAGAAAGCATCCAGAACATAAACATATAGTGGATATATATGTACCGATCGAACCTTTTTAA
- a CDS encoding GNAT family N-acetyltransferase, with translation MRVRNIQGEDYVKIHSVLNEWWGGRDMAAMLPKLFFVHFQETSFIIEEDGETLGFLCGFFSQTHKEEAYVHFIGVNPKYRRKGIASTLYSYFFDVTRASNRKVVKAITSPVNKKSILFHQEIGFRIEAGDDEIEGVSVHTNYDGNGGSRVLFLKHV, from the coding sequence ATGCGAGTAAGAAACATCCAAGGGGAAGATTATGTAAAGATTCATTCTGTTTTAAATGAATGGTGGGGCGGGAGAGACATGGCTGCTATGTTGCCAAAATTATTTTTCGTTCATTTTCAAGAAACGAGTTTTATCATTGAAGAAGATGGCGAAACGTTAGGTTTCTTATGCGGATTCTTTTCACAAACACATAAAGAGGAAGCGTACGTTCATTTTATCGGTGTCAATCCGAAATATAGAAGAAAAGGAATTGCATCGACATTGTATTCTTATTTCTTTGATGTCACTCGTGCAAGCAACCGTAAAGTTGTAAAAGCAATCACGTCACCAGTAAATAAAAAATCGATACTATTTCATCAAGAAATCGGCTTTCGAATTGAGGCTGGGGATGATGAAATAGAAGGTGTATCCGTACATACAAATTATGATGGGAATGGCGGGAGTAGAGTTTTATTTTTAAAACATGTGTAA
- a CDS encoding DUF3980 domain-containing protein produces the protein MINRKCSRCKDITGTIHGGKKIKEEFLCEDCLQKGIASGEIELSQVEKGQNSYLSIKILKIMSVIYLIVSIITAFSAGALIQDPGLGGITFSITGAVGVMIIGSIFQSVLVFCGIWVFILLVETVIKIYEKMK, from the coding sequence ATGATAAATCGAAAATGTTCAAGGTGTAAAGATATAACGGGTACAATACATGGGGGTAAAAAAATTAAGGAAGAATTTTTGTGTGAAGATTGTCTTCAAAAAGGAATTGCGAGCGGGGAAATCGAATTATCACAAGTGGAGAAAGGACAAAATTCTTATCTTTCTATAAAAATATTAAAAATAATGAGTGTTATTTATTTAATCGTATCTATTATAACAGCTTTTTCTGCCGGAGCACTTATACAGGATCCAGGACTTGGCGGAATAACATTTTCAATAACAGGTGCAGTTGGTGTTATGATAATTGGATCGATATTCCAGTCTGTTCTTGTATTTTGCGGGATATGGGTATTCATCCTATTAGTAGAAACAGTCATTAAAATTTATGAAAAAATGAAGTGA
- a CDS encoding NUDIX hydrolase, with amino-acid sequence MISKLTFGSKNPTVHYVLQPSCYAVIFHSSSLMIAVIQKGDRYFLPGGGMEGNETKEECLHRELLEELGWTIEINQYIGNAARYFYAEKEDTYYLNDGFFYITNMVQKQTENCEEDHVLRWISPLHAVEFLLHDHQKWAIEQALLLRKQK; translated from the coding sequence ATGATTTCAAAGCTTACATTTGGTTCTAAAAATCCCACTGTTCATTATGTATTACAGCCTAGTTGCTATGCGGTTATTTTCCATTCATCTTCTTTAATGATTGCTGTTATCCAAAAAGGAGACCGTTACTTTTTACCTGGTGGCGGTATGGAAGGTAATGAAACAAAAGAAGAATGTTTGCACCGCGAACTACTAGAGGAATTAGGATGGACAATTGAAATTAATCAATATATTGGTAATGCAGCTCGATATTTTTATGCAGAAAAGGAAGATACATATTATTTGAATGATGGGTTCTTTTATATTACAAACATGGTGCAGAAACAAACTGAAAACTGTGAGGAGGATCATGTTCTAAGGTGGATATCTCCATTGCATGCTGTAGAATTTCTACTTCATGATCATCAAAAATGGGCCATTGAACAAGCTCTTTTATTACGAAAACAAAAATGA
- a CDS encoding DMT family transporter, whose product MKRWQMEWLLVSVALVWGANYTIGKYGVAFMSSIQFNSLRFLVASPVLLLITFLMERSLRIERNDWLRLVAVGIVGTTMYQTMFMLSVKYTSATNASLLIAMSPIFTGILAVLHKQERFSMKVQIGSIVAFIGAAFVLLTGHTGGATYEYAWLGNIIGLVAAIAWGWYPILAQPLITKYSAMRVTSWSTLIGIVPLVIYCLFNVNTLTWPVDMPSWGSLAYSIIFATIFGLAMWYVGISKIGSTKVMVYMYLVPLFAVIFAAVTIGEQINMMQLVGGLIIFVGLYVVKKGGIKKPALNLKKVS is encoded by the coding sequence ATGAAAAGATGGCAAATGGAATGGCTCCTAGTATCAGTAGCATTAGTATGGGGAGCAAATTATACAATTGGAAAGTATGGCGTGGCATTTATGTCATCCATTCAATTTAATAGTTTACGATTTTTAGTAGCATCACCGGTATTATTACTTATTACATTTTTAATGGAACGCTCATTACGTATTGAAAGAAATGATTGGTTACGATTAGTAGCAGTCGGCATCGTTGGAACGACAATGTATCAAACGATGTTTATGTTATCTGTGAAATATACTTCAGCAACGAACGCCTCATTATTAATTGCGATGTCACCTATTTTTACAGGGATATTAGCGGTATTACACAAACAAGAACGTTTTTCGATGAAAGTACAAATTGGTTCAATAGTAGCGTTTATTGGTGCAGCATTCGTTTTATTAACAGGGCATACAGGAGGAGCTACTTACGAGTATGCGTGGCTTGGAAATATAATTGGATTAGTCGCAGCAATTGCGTGGGGATGGTATCCAATTTTAGCACAACCTCTTATTACAAAATACTCTGCAATGAGAGTTACATCATGGTCTACATTAATTGGAATTGTACCACTAGTTATATATTGTTTATTCAACGTAAACACATTAACGTGGCCAGTAGACATGCCAAGCTGGGGTTCACTAGCATATTCAATCATCTTTGCGACAATCTTCGGACTTGCGATGTGGTATGTCGGCATTAGTAAAATAGGCTCAACAAAAGTAATGGTTTATATGTATCTCGTACCATTATTCGCAGTGATCTTTGCAGCTGTAACAATTGGAGAGCAAATCAATATGATGCAACTTGTTGGCGGACTTATAATATTTGTGGGTTTATATGTTGTAAAAAAAGGCGGAATCAAAAAGCCAGCTCTCAATTTGAAAAAAGTAAGTTAA